A genomic region of Nymphaea colorata isolate Beijing-Zhang1983 chromosome 2, ASM883128v2, whole genome shotgun sequence contains the following coding sequences:
- the LOC116248115 gene encoding uncharacterized protein LOC116248115 gives MESESGGKALEGEMEVEAFKRLFPLPFYEKHLSQSLRPDSRSLDESRPTILVLGTVQTADGSATAKIGHTTMMAAIKLEIMIPTSESPNEGAIAIEFHMPPVCSPIVRPGRPAEVAPVISKQLSDVILSSGMINLGELSIISRKAAWMAYLDIYCLDADGSLFDAALLSAVGAFVNLEIPPVSLSDEGRITVASAELLEHTEVVGSKEKRKLQLGEIPLSLTCVLHKKYILADPNAEEESIMDTLVTIVLDTSSRLLFLYKPGGLFLANSSMLQSCVQLAKSRLTVLKEILRDALSEMDVDEE, from the exons ATGGAGTCGGAGTCAGGAGGGAAGGCGTTGGAGGGGGAGATGGAGGTGGAGGCATTCAAGCGACTCTTCCCGCTTCCCTTCTACGAGAAGCACCTCTCCCAATCCCTCCGCCCCGACTCGAGGTCCCTCGACGAGTCCCGCCCCACCATCCTCGTCCTAGGCACGGTCCAGACCGCCGACGGCTCGGCCACCGCCAAGATCGGCCacact ACGATGATGGCTGCAATCAAGTTGGAGATCATGATTCCGACATCTGAGTCGCCTAACGAGGGCGCCATTG CTATCGAATTCCATATGCCCCCTGTATGCTCGCCTATTGTCAGGCCAGGTCGACCTGCAGAGGTCGCTCCTGTGATTTCTAAGCAGCTTTCGGATGTCATATTGAG TTCTGGTATGATAAATTTGGGTGAACTTTCAATAATTAGTCGAAAAGCAGCATGGATGGCCTATCTG GACATTTACTGTTTGGATGCAGATGGCTCTCTTTTTGATGCCGCATTACTTTCAGCTGTTGGCGCCTTTGTTAATT TGGAAATCCCCCCTGTTTCTCTCAGTGATGAAGGACGGATAACTGTTGCTTCTGCGGAGCTTTTAGAACACACAGAAGTGGTAGGCAGTAAGGAGAAAAGGAAGTTGCAGCTGGGGGAGATTCCATTGTCACTAACATGTGTGCTACACAAGAAGTATATACTGGCGGACCCAAATGCAGAAGAAGAATCCATCATGGACACACTTGTAACCATCGTGTTGGATACATCAAGCCGCCTCCTGTTCTTGTATAAACCAGGGGGTCTATTTCTTGCTAATTCGTCAATGCTCCAG TCCTGTGTGCAGCTTGCAAAATCTAGACTGACTGTTTTGAAAGAGATATTGAGAGATGCACTTTCAGAGATGGATGTTGATGAAGAGTAA
- the LOC116248114 gene encoding high mobility group B protein 9-like isoform X1, with product MFIACLAKKPALPQIWSFGQSEILGTMVDGKEDVHSPLEKKSETSKDEKVYPCSLASHEDVLKDPVGFMDTLKKFHSTLGTRFMIPVIGGKELDLHLLYVEVTRRGGLEKVVADRKWKEVIAVFKFPPTTTSASFVLRKYYITLLHHYEQVYFFKRGGPLVPPAAASLSVKSPSCRPANILASESVTTPTRQSQDQQQEEEIQISKRRRRSKTGLQIGAPLNSTVVGIIDGKFDHGYLVSVKLGSEVLHGVLYHPGRSEDNGGSASGIMAAGRLRRRRKGRRRDPNHPKPNRSAYNFFFAEKHSKLKLLYPQREREFSKMIGESWNKLTDEERMVYQACGLKDKERYKNEMQEYRERLKLLQPNEGMSERRQRRRLSAVSSCLVPDQAAVGTSAVSLPPDVATVGTVDEKE from the exons ATGTTTATTGCATGTCTCGCCAAAAAACCCGCCCTTCCTCA GATTTGGTCATTTGGGCAGTCGGAAATTCTTGGGACCATGGTGGACGGCAAAGAGGATGTGCACTCCCCACTGGAAAAGAAGTCGGAAACTTCGAAGGATGAGAAGGTTTATCCTTGTTCTCTTGCCTCACATGAAGATGTACTCAAGGATCCCGTGGGTTTCATGGACACGCTGAAGAAGTTTCATTCTACCCTTGGCACGAGGTTCAT GATTCCGGTCATTGGAGGGAAGGAGCTGGATTTGCATCTTCTTTATGTGGAAGTGACGCGGAGAGGTGGTTTGGAAAAG GTTGTTGCAGACAGGAAGTGGAAGGAGGTGATTGCTGTTTTTAAATTTCCACCTACAACCACAAGCGCTTCCTTCGTGTTGAGAAAGTATTACATTACTTTGCTTCATCATTATGAGCAAGTTTACTTTTTCAAGAGGGGGGGACCTTTAGTTCCACCTGCTGCAG CTTCTTTGTCTGTTAAAAGCCCATCATGCCGGCCTGCAAACATCTTAGCTTCAGAGTCTGTCACGACACCTACGAGACAATCACAGGACCaacagcaagaagaagaaatacaaataagcaagagaaggagaagaagcaaGACCGGTCTGCAAATAGGAG CACCACTGAATTCTACTGTTGTGGGGATCATAGATGGAAAGTTTGACCATGGGTATTTGGTGAGTGTGAAACTTGGTTCAGAAGTTCTTCATGGAGTGCTTTATCATCCGGGGAGATCGGAGGACAATGGTGGGAGCGCTAGTGGCATCATGGCAGCCGGTCGGCTTCGCCGGCgaaggaaagggaggaggagggatCCCAATCACCCCAAACCTAATAGGAGTGCCTATAATTTCTTCTTCGCTGAGAAGCACTCCAAACTTAAGTTACTGTATCCGCAAAGAGAGCGTGAGTTCAGCAAGATGATTGGGGAATCCTGGAACAAGCTCACTGATGAGGAGAGGATG GTTTACCAAGCCTGTGGGTTGAAAGACAAGGAGAGATACAAGAATGAAATGCAGGAATACAGGGAAAGGTTGAAGTTATTACAGCCAAATGAAGGGATGAGCGAGAGGAGGCAAAGAAGAAGACTGTCTGCTGTATCGTCTTGTTTAGTGCCAGATCAAGCAGCTGTTGGAACAAGTGCTGTTAGTTTACCACCTGATGTTGCCACTGTGGGTACTGTGGATGAGAAAGAGTAA
- the LOC116248114 gene encoding high mobility group B protein 9-like isoform X2: protein MVDGKEDVHSPLEKKSETSKDEKVYPCSLASHEDVLKDPVGFMDTLKKFHSTLGTRFMIPVIGGKELDLHLLYVEVTRRGGLEKVVADRKWKEVIAVFKFPPTTTSASFVLRKYYITLLHHYEQVYFFKRGGPLVPPAAASLSVKSPSCRPANILASESVTTPTRQSQDQQQEEEIQISKRRRRSKTGLQIGAPLNSTVVGIIDGKFDHGYLVSVKLGSEVLHGVLYHPGRSEDNGGSASGIMAAGRLRRRRKGRRRDPNHPKPNRSAYNFFFAEKHSKLKLLYPQREREFSKMIGESWNKLTDEERMVYQACGLKDKERYKNEMQEYRERLKLLQPNEGMSERRQRRRLSAVSSCLVPDQAAVGTSAVSLPPDVATVGTVDEKE, encoded by the exons ATGGTGGACGGCAAAGAGGATGTGCACTCCCCACTGGAAAAGAAGTCGGAAACTTCGAAGGATGAGAAGGTTTATCCTTGTTCTCTTGCCTCACATGAAGATGTACTCAAGGATCCCGTGGGTTTCATGGACACGCTGAAGAAGTTTCATTCTACCCTTGGCACGAGGTTCAT GATTCCGGTCATTGGAGGGAAGGAGCTGGATTTGCATCTTCTTTATGTGGAAGTGACGCGGAGAGGTGGTTTGGAAAAG GTTGTTGCAGACAGGAAGTGGAAGGAGGTGATTGCTGTTTTTAAATTTCCACCTACAACCACAAGCGCTTCCTTCGTGTTGAGAAAGTATTACATTACTTTGCTTCATCATTATGAGCAAGTTTACTTTTTCAAGAGGGGGGGACCTTTAGTTCCACCTGCTGCAG CTTCTTTGTCTGTTAAAAGCCCATCATGCCGGCCTGCAAACATCTTAGCTTCAGAGTCTGTCACGACACCTACGAGACAATCACAGGACCaacagcaagaagaagaaatacaaataagcaagagaaggagaagaagcaaGACCGGTCTGCAAATAGGAG CACCACTGAATTCTACTGTTGTGGGGATCATAGATGGAAAGTTTGACCATGGGTATTTGGTGAGTGTGAAACTTGGTTCAGAAGTTCTTCATGGAGTGCTTTATCATCCGGGGAGATCGGAGGACAATGGTGGGAGCGCTAGTGGCATCATGGCAGCCGGTCGGCTTCGCCGGCgaaggaaagggaggaggagggatCCCAATCACCCCAAACCTAATAGGAGTGCCTATAATTTCTTCTTCGCTGAGAAGCACTCCAAACTTAAGTTACTGTATCCGCAAAGAGAGCGTGAGTTCAGCAAGATGATTGGGGAATCCTGGAACAAGCTCACTGATGAGGAGAGGATG GTTTACCAAGCCTGTGGGTTGAAAGACAAGGAGAGATACAAGAATGAAATGCAGGAATACAGGGAAAGGTTGAAGTTATTACAGCCAAATGAAGGGATGAGCGAGAGGAGGCAAAGAAGAAGACTGTCTGCTGTATCGTCTTGTTTAGTGCCAGATCAAGCAGCTGTTGGAACAAGTGCTGTTAGTTTACCACCTGATGTTGCCACTGTGGGTACTGTGGATGAGAAAGAGTAA